A single window of Nicotiana tomentosiformis chromosome 1, ASM39032v3, whole genome shotgun sequence DNA harbors:
- the LOC104119009 gene encoding tubulin-folding cofactor D isoform X3, with the protein MEENLKMEAVSEVELDDEHDSKESVVQRYFLQEWKRVKSLLDDIISIGRVSDISSVHKIRSIMDKYQEQGQLLEPYLESMVSPLMSIVRSKAVELGAASEEILEVMKPICIIIYSLVTVCGYKAVVKFFPHQVSDLELAVSLLEKCHNTQAVTSLRQESTGEMEAKCVMLLWLYILVLIPFDISSVDTSVADNNYTGSDEPPPLVLRILEFSKDFLSSAGPMRTIAGLLLSRLLTRPDMTKAFTSFVDWTHEVMTCLSNDVVNHFRLLGAVEALSAIFKGRTSTLGGNITANGIKKDQFNDAGNNDPSYFYQDPNCQEEEDIDVPDLVEEIIELLLSGLRDTASRSHFAFICSYYFKNRDLITVLQDTVVRWSAAKGIGRVTSRLTYLLSDEVLSSVLELFSPSEGDGSWHGGCLALAELARRGLLLPVSFHKVVPVVIKALHYDIRRGPHSIGSHVRDAAAYVCWAFGRAYYHADMKSVLEQLAPHLLTVACYDREVNCRRAAAAAFQENVGRQGNFPYGIDIVNAADFFALSSRINSYLHVAVYIAQYDGYLDPFVDELLNSKICHWDKSLRELAANALSSLAKYDPGHFASTVVGKLLPCTLSSDLCMRHGATLAIGEVILALHECDYVLSPDLQNQVAGVVPAIEKARLYRGKGGEIMRSAVSRFIECISLARVQLTDKIKRSLLDTLHENLRHPNSQIQGAAVAALKSFFPAYLVASESKGINTITSRYLEQLTDPNVAARRGSSLALGVLPYKYLAKGWKDILWKLCAACEIEAKPEDRDAEARVNSAKALVSVCEILTETEEYSHLFSAEECRSLYVFIKNEVMQTLFKALDDYSVDNRGDIGSWVREAAIDGLERCTYILCKRELKGFSSKSEKMELGSVSQFDEKDSANQMKILFDENVATCLVGCIVKQAVEKMDKLRELAAKALRRILHNKSIFVPFIPYRERLEQIVPDDADLKWGVPTYSFPRFLQLLDISCYSKYVISGLAISIGGLQDSLTKASVSALLEFLQLTDEHVNGSREYNLSNDILWVLQTYKNCDRVIVPTLKTIEILFSKKVFLNIEAQTAVFCAGVLEALSIELKGSKDFKKLYAGIEILGYVSSVSEPINVQAFCHLLPFLTCGFPKIRRASADQVYFALQQNGTLVPEDKLEKALEIISETCWDGDFAEAKQKRLELCTTCNLDVGTLLETNVGTAHKVVEQGLTSDENASYSSLVGSAGF; encoded by the exons atggaggaaaatttgaaaatGGAGGCAGTAAGCGAAGTTGAATTAGACGATGAACACGATTCTAAAGAGAGCGTTGTGCAGAGATATTTTCTTCAGGAATGGAAGCGTGTCAAATCACTCCTCGACGATATTATTTCCATTGGCCGTGTCTCCGATATCTCTTCTGTGCATAAGATCCGATCTAtc ATGGACAAATATCAGGAGCAAGGTCAATTACTTGAGCCTTACCTCGAGAGTATGGTTTCGCCTCTCATGTCCATTGTCCGTTCAAAAGCTGTCGAACTGGGTGCTGCCTCGGAAGAAATTCTTGAAGTAATGAAGCCTATATGCATCATAATCTATTCTCTGGTGACAGTTTGTGGCTACAAGGCTGTTGTCAAGTTCTTCCCTCATCAGGTCTCTGACCTGGAGCTTGCAGTATCTCTCCTGGAGAAATGCCATAATACACAAGCTGTAACATCATTAAGACAAGAAAGTACTGGAGAGATGGAGGCTAAATGCGTGATGCTATTGTGGCTTTACATTCTTGTATTGATCCCGTTTGATATATCTTCTGTGGATACTAGTGTTGCAGATAATAACTACACTGGAAGTGATGAGCCACCTCCACTTGTACTAAGAATCTTAGAATTCTCTAAAGACTTCCTTTCAAGTGCAGGTCCTATGCGAACCATAGCTGGCTTGCTGCTTTCAAGGCTTCTAACACGCCCTGATATGACAAAGGCTTTTACCAG CTTTGTGGATTGGACACATGAAGTTATGACGTGTCTTTCAAATGATGTTGTCAATCATTTCCGGTTATTGGGTGCAGTTGAAGCACTATCTGCTATTTTCAAG GGAAGAACCAGCACACTTGGAGGGAATATTACTGCCAATGGAATAAAAAAGGACCAATTCAATGACGCTGGAAACAATGATCCTTCATACTTCTATCAAGACCCAAACTGTCAGGAAGAAGAAGATATAGATGTCCCTGATCTAGTAGAAGAGATTATTGAATTACTGCTATCAGGATTGCGTGACACG GCCAGTCGATCTCATTTTGCATTCATCTGTAGTTACTATTTTAAAAACAG AGATCTTATAACGGTACTACAGGACACCGTTGTGCGTTGGTCTGCTGCAAAAGGTATTGGCCGTGTTACCTCACGGTTAACTTACTTGCTTTCAGATGAAGTCCTTTCATCTGTTCTGGAGCTCTTTTCGCCTAGCGAG GGAGATGGCTCATGGCATGGTGGTTGTTTGGCGCTGGCTGAATTGGCACGTAGAGGATTGCTGTTACCTGTTAGTTTTCACAAAGTTGTGCCTGTTGTTATAAAG GCATTACATTATGACATTCGAAGGGGTCCACATAGCATTGGATCTCATGTACGTGATGCTGCTGCTTATGTTTGTTGGGCATTTGGCCGTGCATATTACCATGCAGATATGAAAAGCGTACTTGAACAGCTTGCTCCACACCTTCTCACTGTGGCATGCTATGACCGTGAG GTTAATTGTAGAAGAGCAGCAGCTGCTGCTTTTCAAGAGAATGTTGGACGACAAGGAAATTTTCCTTATGGTATCGATATAGTGAATGCAGCTGATTTCTTTGCGCTTTCGTCACGTATAAACTCCTATCTTCATGTTGCTGTATACATTGCTCAATATGATGGCTATCTTGATCCTTTTGTTGATGAGCTTCTGAACAGCAAGATCTGTCACTGG GACAAAAGTTTGAGAGAGCTTGCTGCAAATGCCCTTTCTTCTCTTGCTAAGTATGATCCTGGACATTTTGCTAGTACTGTTGTGGGAAAATTATTGCCTTGCACATTGTCTTCTGATTTGTGTATGCGTCATGGTGCAACTTTAGCTATTGGTGAAGTTATATTGGCCCTTCATGAGTGTGACTATGTTCTTTCCCCAG ATCTGCAGAATCAAGTTGCTGGTGTGGTTCCAGCAATTGAGAAAGCACGGCTATATCGGGGAAAGGGTGGAGAAATAATGCGTTCTGCTGTTTCCCGTTTCATTGAGTGCATTTCTTTAGCTCGTGTCCAATTGACAGATAAAATAAAGCGGAGTCTGCTTGATACACTCCATGAGAATTTGAGACATCCTAATTCCCAGATACAG GGGGCTGCGGTTGCAGCCTTGAAAAGCTTCTTTCCTGCTTACCTTGTGGCTTCGGAAAGTAAAGGCATCAATACCATTACATCAAGATACCTTGAGCAATTGACTGATCCTAATGTGGCTGCTAGACGAGGATCTTCACTTGCGCTTGGTGTTTTGCCATATAAGTATCTAGCTAAAGGATGGAAGGATATACTTTGGAAGCTTTGTGCTGCTTGTGAAATTGAG GCTAAACCTGAAGACAGAGATGCTGAAGCACGGGTAAATTCTGCCAAAGCACTTGTATCAGTGTGTGAAATTTTGACCGAGACAGAAGAATATTCTCATCTATTCTCTGCAGAAGAATGCAGATCTCTGTATGTTTTTATTAAGAATGAGGTTATGCAGACTCTATTTAAAGCTTTGGACGATTACTCTGTAGATAACAGAGGTGACATTGGTTCTTGGGTTCGTGAAGCTGCCATAGATGGCCTTGAGAGATGCACATACATTCTATGCAAGAGAGAACTCAAGGGCTTCTCAAGCAAGTCCGAGAAAATGGAACTTGGATCTGTTTCTCAGTTCGATGAGAAAGATAGTGCTAACCAGATGAAGATTCTCTTTGATGAAAATGTGGCAACCTGTTTAGTTGGATGCATTGTTAAGCAAGCAGTGGAGAAGATGGATAAATTAAGAGAGTTAGCTGCAAAGgctcttcgaagaattttgcatAATAAATCAATTTTTGTACCATTTATACCTTATCGAGAGAGACTAGAACAGATTGTTCCTGACGATGCAGATCTGAAATGGGGG GTACCTACTTACTCATTTCCACGTTTTCTTCAGTTGCTTGATATCAGTTGCTATAGCAAATATGTGATATCGGGGTTGGCTATTTCCATCGGTGGCTTGCAAGATTCATTGACAAAGGCATCAGTCAGTGCTTTGCTTGAATTTCTTCAGTTAACAGATGAACATGTAAATGGTTCTAGAGAGTACAATCTTTCTAATGACATTCTTTGGGTTCTTCAAACATACAAAAATTGTGACAGAGTCATAGTACCCACTTTGAAG aCAATTGAGATCCTATTCAGCAAAAAGGTATTCTTAAACATAGAG GCCCAGACTGCAGTATTTTGTGCCGGCGTTTTAGAAGCTCTTAGTATAGAGTTGAAAGGATCAAAAGACTTCAAGAAGCTGTATGCTGGAATTGAGATACTTGGATATGTTTCATCAGTATCAGAGCCCATCAATGTCCAGGCATTCTGTCATTTACTACCTTTCCTCACCTGCGGATTTCCAAAG ATAAGAAGAGCCAGTGCTGATCAAGTTTATTTTGCGCTCCAACAAAATGGAACTCTTGTACCAGAAGACAAACTAGAGAAAGCACTTGAGATTATCTCCGAAACTTGCTGGGACGGTGATTTTGCAGAAGCAAAACAGAAGAGATTAGAGCTCTGCACGACGTGCAACCTAGACGTTGGGACACTTTTGGAAACAAATGTTGGAACAGCCCACAAAGTTGTTGAACAGGGACTCACCAGTGACGAAAATGCATCATACTCTTCACTTGTTGGATCAGCTGGGTTTTAG